The Brassica rapa cultivar Chiifu-401-42 chromosome A10, CAAS_Brap_v3.01, whole genome shotgun sequence genome segment tttttgtttttgttcattgtGATTGGAACTTATTGCTTTCGCTTTCTTGCAAATCCAGATATTTTCTCAGAATTGTAAATTTGGTCCACTGCCCTAGCTTCTTAGAATGAGTATAATACTATAATATAACaaagaaatattaattatatgcaCGGTTGGTATACTTGAATGATTAGCCTAGAGAAATCATTATTTTAACGTATTATACAATTTACGAATAATGTAGTTACTTTCAAAATGTGTAGTTTTTACATCCATGAATACATATATATGCACCATCGAACCTAGAGATAGATTAGCAAATatctaaaaagaaaaatgaagggAAAGAGTGTACAGATAGGTATCGATCTATGTTGATGCTTGCGTATGTAGTGAAACAAATGTTAAAATTTTGGGCAAGTGTTATAAATGTTGACCATCTCATGCATGTGTGTGTGTTCTTAAGACTTGTGGTCCAAGCTCCTTTTTGTTTTGCCTCGATTCATACATTTTCTCATTTTAAGCATACAAACAACAAGTTTTGAGATAACCAATGGACTAAGAAATAGAGAAATATAGCATACATTTTACCAAATTTActtaaaaagtataaaaattaaaatcaatctTTGATGAGTTGTCCAACATTTTGCCAACTATTTTTCTTAACCCACACGGACATTTTCTCATTTTAAGCATACAAACAACAAGTTTTGAGATAACCAATGGACTAAGAAATAGAGAAATATAGCATACATTTTACCAAATTTActtaaaaagtataaaaattaaaatcaatctCTGATGAGTTGTCCAACATTTTACCAACTATTTTTCTTAACCCACACGGAATAGAAGGACCATTTGCCAGCGACCTTTGTCAAACTAATTATGCAGTTGGTACTACCTTTTCTTACTATCAATTTTTCTTTACTTTTGTCTTACAAcaacatatccaaaattttcatAGCTTTTGTCTTTCTCATATTTATTTCCATCCCTACATATACATAGACTGATCTATTTGTTTTACTTCAGATTATTGGAGACTATTTCCACTAACaaaaagatttatatttataatcatattttcATGTAGTTACATTTGGATGcagtaaacaaacaaaaaaatagttgaTATTTAATTTAGTCGATCGAACTAATAAATAAGTCAACTTGGTACGTTAAGAAATCGGTAACTATCTATGATGAATACACTTTTGGTCGCAAAATTTGTTGGAAGTGGATAGTACAGTGTTCAGGCTTAGTTAGAACAGAAcacttattataaaatttaaggaCTGTTCTTCGCTTTTTTGACTAAGCTTTCCCATCTGTTACATTGACCAATATAtccaactatatatatatactagattttgacccgcgctttcaaagcgcgggatcgtttctttttttaaatttcatttaaaattaataatatttgtctaacttaatattttcatagattttatgtttgtttatagtcaatttcaataaattatcCTCTTTCTTTACTATTATAATTTtgcatatattttatgtttgctTATAAAAATGtcctatttttattatattactttataaATGATTGTTCATGTTTCCAAAATGCTTATTAATTTTgttcaaagattttaaaattgtatactTCTAAATTCTaatcaataaatataattatattttaatttttaataaactattatattttagatttcatAAGCATTTAAGTTTTtcattatacatattttaattaagtcataaaatttaaattataataaaacttCAATTATTATGGATTTAAAATGGATTTataatattcataaaaaaacaaaacactttAGCGCTTGGTTTTAGGTGGGTTTAGTTTTGGTCAGACTAAAATACTAACAATTAGGTATTTAGGTAAAAGTATATTTAGGAAAACACGTGCAgtatattctaaaatatatacttGATAGATTTTCTGAATCAAAATATAGTTAGTATCATTATTGAGGTCAATATTTGCGGATCCTATATTAATAATTAGCAAATTGGGTGACATTATTTTGGTAacatatattacatattttttagatattctgatttttttctaaatacaaTTGAGATGGTTGGCCAAGTTAATTAAGTTAAACTCGCAGACTATCGTAGTGTCCATATATTAAGGAAGTTGAAATTGATATTTTACGATTTTCTTGGCCATCTTTATTGATTTTGTTTGTTACCCAAGGAAATTCAtgaattaacaaacaaaaaaaaatgaaaatatcttaaaatGATGAATGCTATTCTTTATTTCGTAATTCACATTATAAATTCATTTGGACTACTTTATATTTCATGATCTTAGTAAAACAAAATTCATAGTGCTTTGCTCTCAAACATGTCAAACATATCATAACTCATAAGCACTAAGTCAAACAATAAGTGTTACAGAAATTTATAAGGTTAAATAATAATTGTGTATATTAGAATTATGCTTCTATGGTTTGTATAGTTACGAATATATGCTTTCAACACAAAcgttaataattatattatggagttcagttttatttttttgacataaGTAAGGCTGATAAATGCTGCTGCATTGTTATTGGCTAATATATTCTTCATTCTGATTGGTTTATTATGCTGGCcgaatttaattaataaaattaatgttaATATAAAAAAGGTAATGGCATGTCACTGTaaataacttcaaaaatatgaaCAGAATCCTAGtagggattctgctttaatagtatagatattttaataaaattatatttaagcaACCCGGTAAACGGAGATCAAAGATCCGATTACAAGCTCGAcaaaaaattttcaaataaaaatataaacaaaaccaGCTTCGCCCACCCACTAAACCCATCACGTTCCACTAGTTCGTTTTAGAAGTCATTAAGAAATTCCGGATGTCGTTTTCACCCTTCAACGATGACCACGAGTAGATAAAGTTCTCCTTGTTGTCTTGGATGCCGAGACTATTCATGTCATTTCTAGAATAGCTAACTCCCGGTAAAACTCAAACTTATAATCATATTTCTTAGCATAATAATACAATACTACTGTTTTACTATATAAtgtaaagaaatatatatatgactttataaaaaaatcatattgaaAAAAAGCATGTCCTTGGATGTTATATAAATCCAGAAAAAGATAAAGTAACGATCGAACCATAAATCTGACGTGTCACGGAATTCTCACTTGTCCAAGCTGTGACTCGAGACTGTAAAACGCACACACAAGTCACGTGACGAGACCGAGCTTTGGACACCGGACCTAATTGATCCGAAGCTAAGACTCGGACAGCCGTTTTACATATTACCTGTTCCCCAGATGAAAACGCCTTTTTCATGTATTCACTGACACAACCCAAATGTTTAACCTTTCTCTTAATTtagcattatttttttttgtttttttgtcagatttttattagttttcatATCATCTTCCATCACAAGccaacaaagaagaaaaaaagcagAGAAAACGAAgtaaagaggaagaagacggaGAATATTCATTTCACCTCTTGTTtttggcttccttctcaagccataatctttctcttcttttgaTAATCTCCCCCCATTAAAGCTCCCACGAGAACACCTCCCACAACTTCTTCACTTGCCTTCTCACGAGAAAGCAGAAAATAAAACCCACTTTACAGATTGTCTCTCCACttctattgtatatataatatattacagTCTCTGTTTCTTGAAGCTCTCACTTacaagaagcagaagaagaagatgagattcTCTCAGTTGATTTGGTGTTTGATGCTTCTCCTTCAGCTCAGCTTCTTCGCGGATGCGATGCTCGACCCTGTTGATTTCTTAGCTCTTCAAGCGATTCGTAAATCTCTCCACGACTTGCCCGGTTCCAATTTCTTCCACTCATGGGACTTCACCTCTGACCCCTGCGGCTTCGCTGGCGTCTACTGCGACGGCGATAAAGTGATTTCTCTCAACCTCGGCGATCCCAGAGCCGGTTCACCCGGTTTATCCGGTCGGATCGACCCAGCGATTGGCAAACTCTCTGCTCTCACGGAGCTCTCCATTGTCCCCGGACGTATCATGGGAGCTTTACCAGCTACAATCTCTCAGGTAAAAGACCTCCGTTTCCTCGCAATCAGCCGGAATTACATCTCCGGGGAGATTCCGGCGAGTCTCGGCGAGGTTCGCCGTCTCAGAACGCTCGATTTGAGCTACAATCAGCTCACCGGGACTATTTCTCCGGCCATCGGATCCTTACCGGAGCTCTCCAATTTGATTCTCTGCCACAATCACTTAACCGGATCAATCCCTCCGTTTCTATCCCAATCGCTAACCCGAATCGATCTCAAACGCAACAGCCTCACCGGTTCGATCTCTCCCGCGTCTCTCCCTCCTTCTCTGAAGTATCTATCACTCGCTTGGAATCAATTAACCGGACCGGTTGACAGAGTTTTAATCCGGTTAAACCAGCTTAACTACCTCGATCTCAGTTTAAACCGGTTAACCGGTACAATCCCCGGTCGAGTCTTCGCCTTCCCGATAACCAACCTCCAGTTACAACGCAACTTCTTCTACGGTTCGATTCAGCCGGGGAACCAAGTGACGATCCCAACCGTCGATCTCAGCTACAACCGATTCTCCGGCGGGATATCTCCGCTTCTCTCAAGCGTCGAGAATCTCTACTTAAACAGCAATCGATTCACCGGAGAAGTCCCGGCGAGCTTCGTGGATAGGCTGTTATCGGCGAGCATTCAGACGCTGTATCTGCAGCATAACTTCTTGACGGGGATACAGATTAGTCCGGCGGCGGAGATCCCGGTGAGCAGCTCGCTGTGTCTGCAGTATAACTGCATGGTGCCTCCGTTGCAGACGCCGTGTCCGCTTAAGGCCGGCCCACAGAAGACTAGGCCCACTACGCAGTGCAACGAATGGCGCGGATAATTTCGTGATTACGCTTTCTGATGATGAtaatgttattttttatatggttttttgcttcatattatttttcttatagatTTTGCTTTTTGGGGGGGGGGCACAGAGTCTCAATGTGttgaaaagaaaaaggagaaaaagagaAACGATTCGTTTATTGGTTAGGTGACTTCAATGTGTAAAACTATCTTTCGAATAAAGATTATAGTTATGTGACGATGAAGTATATTGTCTCGACAATCTATCTATTTTTGCGTtgttaaaattgaaaaatgacGTATCAGTTTAATCGAAGCGTGTTTGTTCGTGAATAATATTGTATAGAGAAACAAATAATCTGAAAAATAAATGGCTAACTACTAAGTTCGttgataaattatttaaagaaaaacatgaaactgaaacataaaaaaatgatcACGATAAACCATTGAATGTATTAATGATTAATAAATCATGAGATTTATAGATGAACTTTTCAATGAAACATAAAATTACAAATTGTAGTATTGCGATTTTAAGGAAAATGAAAAAGTGAGTGGAAGAGAACCTTTTGCAGCAAGCTACAGCCTTTTTGAGTGGTTGAGAGTTCATGACCCACATGAGACTtggctttttttttatattggcAAATGTTAATAACGGCCAGCAACTTTTGTACTCCAGTTTAACCTCATCCAACATCCATCCAAATTTTTAATGTCTAAACCGGTTTGCTGTTAACCGCCACTCCAGCCCGCGGATGATGATCCTTCAGCTGTTTACGGGTTTGCTACTCTGTTGTTGTTGGCCGTTTTCTCTCTTAACCTGAACTTTTAACTTCTTGCCGCTTAATTGGTGACCGTTCATTGTGTTAATAGCGTTTTGGGCAGCTTCTTGTGAGTCATAACTAATGAATCCTGTGGTAACAAAATATAATGTCAACCGCTAGTTCGAGTCTATGAAAAAGAAGGGTGGTGGTGATATTTTTCTTACCAAAACATTTGCTTACACCAGTGGCCTTGTCTACAAAAACCTTGGCGCTTACAACCTTACCAAACGGTTGAAATGCAACCGCAAGTTCTTGATCTCCAAATTCCCGAGGTATGTTGTAGATAAATAGATTTGCACCTGCCGGTCCTGAACACCATAAAATTGTTCAAACGCATAAGGaataatttgtttcaaaatcATATATGTTCTTGGTTAGGACTAAACTAACCTTCAGTTTGAAGGGAAGAAGGTGACGATGTGCCATTATTTGAAATGCCATGTGAAACAGTGGTTAGGGGAAGGCGAGGACTGATCATCCCTCTCGGAAACGCCATTGGATACTGAAGACCATGATAGCTGTAGTTTCCAAGAGGCATAGGGAAGTTTCTACGGGCGGCTAAACGCGGTGGAACAGACTCGGTCAAAGCGGCTCCATGCAATGCATTATTGGCGCCATGGTTTGGTGAAATCACATTGTGGAATGCAGGTTGTAGCATGTACCCATAAGTTCCAGGTCCCTGTTATAGTGCATAGATATTTTAAGGCTAGTATCACATAATAAAAGCTTAGAGAATGgagataatattttattagatcAGTGTGGTTGCTACAGTTTATGATGCATTTAAGAACGTGTACTAAAAGTAAATGAGAGAACAAGGACTTACATGATAGCCATATCCGTTATAAGGAGGAACATAACTCATGGGCAAGGCTCCAAACAGAGAAGGGTTTTGTGGATCAGAGTTAGCGAGCCTGGAGGCATGAGATTGAGCTTTCTGAAGTCTTCGGGCTTGTCTTTCCCTTTCTGTGTCTGCCCATTTGACAACCAAAGGAACATTCGATCcctaaaaaagaaacaaaagaaaaaataaagaaattgccACTCTCTATATAAGTCTTTATAAAGTAAGAAAAATGTCCCAATTTGTTGTATAAGCGCACACCTCCATTATATGTTTTCCGTTAATAGCCTCCATAGCAGCGAGCGCTTGTTCTCTTGACTCATACTTCAGAAAAACACAGCCTAAGAAAAGTCAAAATGAAGTCAAAACGTTGGTACATATAAGTAGAGCTTAACTAAGATGTACAATCAAATGATGGGTACACACACCTCTGCTAGTTTGTAGAGACCCTCTTAGAATCTGCACATCCTTTATGGTTCCGTATTTGGAGAATAAGGATAAGACTTCAGCTTCAGTGACATTCTTTGGAAGCATACCGACGAAAAGTTTGTGCTCTGGATTGCAagaaaattttcttaaaatgcGGAAACTTTTCAGAGAAAAATCATTTATGCAAATGTGTTCATTGTGCAACCATCAACCAGAAGCATGTTGCGTACCTAGTCTTTCAACCTCGCCATCTGCATACTTAACTTGCAACGGACTAGACGCCTGAAAATAACAATAGGAAGTGAACATTAATTAGATGAATCAAGTTCTCACCTAAGATGCGCTCAACATATTATTAGCAATCAATCAACaagtaagaaaaaaactaaagctAAAGTTAGTCTTGCTGTATAGTTTACGTGGGTTTGAAGAAACaatatataatcatttttaaaccTCAAGTAATCAGATTCCAACAACCAGTGAGCTCCGGTCAGGAAGCTTTTGGTCAACCAAATCAATCATATTCAAGACTGATGTAGTACAACAACATGCAAAACTCTGAACTAAACAAATCCGGAATTAGTAGGGTGAAAAAGTACAATGCAGATCTAGAGATAGAAAAGGAAGGAAAATCAATCTCGAGATTCCAACCGGCTTGATAAATGTGCAACTAACAGATCAACCACTTTAAGGTAACCAGAAATATCACACTGATCATCagaaaaaataagagaaaatcAAGCAAAAAAAGTGGAAATTAAGAATGGTGAAATGAAACTCGCCCCAGGTAAAGTCTTCTTGTTATGACAACCATTGACCACCTTGTCTGCTTCTTCTCTTGAAGAACATATCAGAAAACAACAACCTAAGGTTTCAAGAGAaatcaaagaaaaattaaacGATGAAGACGGAGAAAACAGAGgaagaaattatttttttttaaaaagagaaaaacctCGGGAAGCTCGCGTTATCTTGTCCTTAATGATGTTGACTTCGTGGACGATGGAGAAGTCCTGGAACAATGCGAGGAGCTGATCCTCCGTCATGTGCTTCGGAACTTGTCCTACGAACAGCTTCACCCTCTCTTCATTCTCCTCCGCCATTTGtcgtctctttctctctctctattgacttcttcttcttctctctacaGCTTTCTTCCTCAATATTTATTTACTCTTTTCGAAATAAAAAGTGAGGAGTTTCTGGATGGCAAAGCTGGGTTAGATTAAATATTGACTAAATCTGGACTCGTTTGGTGTTAACAAATTACGAGATTGCCATTAAAACAGCTGTACAAAGAGGAAGGCAAGCCTGTAGGATGCGAGGGAACACTTTGGATTGTTTTGTCTGAATTAAGGTCTTGTAATGCTAATTTACGTAACTATCCTTCCTTTTACCCGCGTTTTTATATtctgttattattttcttgtcaATATATTCTgttactattttattaaataactatTTTAGCATTGGAGCCATGGAGTGCGTGAATAAGCTGgcaattttattaacataaaagATGACAGACTGTCCTCCAATTCGCCAAGTCTACAACGGCAAAATCAACTTGATTTTGATTATAAGCTCTTAGATTACATTGAATTTCGCAAAAAGACTACTGACTTTACTCAACTTTACGTTTTGACCCCACATGTTTTCCGTGTATGTGCATGTGTGCGAATTAGTCCTTGCTAATAGCGTTTTCAAGACGTAATTAGTCTTACTAAACACTTACAGTTGCAGCTGAGTTTTGGTAGTATGCTTTTTAAATGGGTTTTGTTTGAACTAGTCATTAAGAAGTACTCCATAGAGTAATtaagaagaaaccaaaaaacTATCCATTGTCGCTCAATTTAATTAGCACTAAAATAAACTCCACTGTGATTAATGTAAGTAGATGATAATGATTTATACTATGTATGAAGACGTCAATAAGATCACCAAAAAACTATCAAGACTTGCAAAATGACTTTGCCTGACATATCAATAAATAATTCattataatacaaaatatactatagCCGTTAGATCAATGTATATCCGATCTCAATAACGTGCTTTTAAAGAATAATAATGTTAAATCAATCGACATACAAGTCTCTGTCCTTTTTGTTACttttctctaaaacatttattctgTATCATACGAACGAGGTCGTATTCGTTTCTTTGCATACACCGATACACGGCAGGATGCTAGTAGCTAATCTTAACTTCTCAAGTCTCAACTGAATCTATACGATTgaaaaaaacagagtagaagtAGCTTTATTATATCCTCAAGAGTCAAAAGTCTAAAGTCAAATTATAAGTTGCTGTCATATGTCTTTTGATAGATGACTAAGTGCTGATGGATGTTATCTTATGTGATCGTCACATTGCTCGTTTCTTTGGTTCTTCAGAGTCGGACTTATCATATATCTTGGACAAAACCACATTCATGTATGTAAATAGAACATTGTCCGAATTTAAACAACAATGGCCAAGACTTTTCTAGAAAATGTTGATGCTTTAGCTAAGCAAGCTAGACTTTGTAAACAAATCACTTGGTTCtcttaataatatattatgttgacaaacaaaaaaacaacaaaactttTAAACAAACAAGCCACTGTAATCACTTAGTACACACAGAAAAAGAacttacaaaataaaagaacaaaaaaaatgattttccaAACGAAAGAACGAATAAATAAGCAAAGAAAGAACTACATCAAATGTAAAACAAACATGCATAGACTTAGCTATAACTATAATCTTACGAGGCCTTACACTAACTACTCGAGTATACTCTTCTTACCTGTCACAGACTACAAAGATATTTAGGGAAAGTTGCTCTGATCACACAGacctctctgttttttttttcaaagagtCATGAGCTCTCTGGAAGTAGTAGACTCTGTCTTTGGGACGACCCAGTTGCCCACTACTCTCCCAAACAACCCTTCAAGCTTCTTAAACTCGAATGCCCTCCACATCTGTTGCTTCCTCTGAGAAACATCACTCTCCTTATCATTATGCTTTGCAACAACGTTAGAAACACATCTCTTCAACTCTGAGTTCTCTTCTTTAAGCATTTGAATCGCTAAACTC includes the following:
- the LOC103844505 gene encoding LRR receptor-like serine/threonine-protein kinase ERL1, translated to MRFSQLIWCLMLLLQLSFFADAMLDPVDFLALQAIRKSLHDLPGSNFFHSWDFTSDPCGFAGVYCDGDKVISLNLGDPRAGSPGLSGRIDPAIGKLSALTELSIVPGRIMGALPATISQVKDLRFLAISRNYISGEIPASLGEVRRLRTLDLSYNQLTGTISPAIGSLPELSNLILCHNHLTGSIPPFLSQSLTRIDLKRNSLTGSISPASLPPSLKYLSLAWNQLTGPVDRVLIRLNQLNYLDLSLNRLTGTIPGRVFAFPITNLQLQRNFFYGSIQPGNQVTIPTVDLSYNRFSGGISPLLSSVENLYLNSNRFTGEVPASFVDRLLSASIQTLYLQHNFLTGIQISPAAEIPVSSSLCLQYNCMVPPLQTPCPLKAGPQKTRPTTQCNEWRG
- the LOC103844504 gene encoding RNA-binding protein BRN2, whose amino-acid sequence is MAEENEERVKLFVGQVPKHMTEDQLLALFQDFSIVHEVNIIKDKITRASRGCCFLICSSREEADKVVNGCHNKKTLPGASSPLQVKYADGEVERLEHKLFVGMLPKNVTEAEVLSLFSKYGTIKDVQILRGSLQTSRGCVFLKYESREQALAAMEAINGKHIMEGSNVPLVVKWADTERERQARRLQKAQSHASRLANSDPQNPSLFGALPMSYVPPYNGYGYHGPGTYGYMLQPAFHNVISPNHGANNALHGAALTESVPPRLAARRNFPMPLGNYSYHGLQYPMAFPRGMISPRLPLTTVSHGISNNGTSSPSSLQTEGPAGANLFIYNIPREFGDQELAVAFQPFGKVVSAKVFVDKATGVSKCFGFISYDSQEAAQNAINTMNGHQLSGKKLKVQVKRENGQQQQSSKPVNS